In Podospora pseudopauciseta strain CBS 411.78 chromosome 2 map unlocalized CBS411.78m_2, whole genome shotgun sequence, the genomic stretch GCCCCCAAAGGCCCCACAAACGTAGAAGCACTCCAAACCATCAACATCCTTCCCCGCTGTACCTCATCCCCAAAGCAATCAGCTAtaacccccccaaacacaCTCAACGGCGGACTCCCAAAAGTCCCGCACAAGaacctcatcaacaaaaaaCTCCACCAACTCGGCGCAACAGACGCCCCCGCCGTGCTAGCCACAAACAATAAGAAACCCGTCACAAGAATAGGTTTCCTCCCGTAGGTTTCGGACAAGGGCGCAAAAATGATAGGCCCGAAGCAGAACCCCATCAGGTAGAGCGAGGCAGGGAGGACAGATTGGGGGCCGACGGGGACGTGAAATTCAGCAGataggagggggaagaggttggccGAGGCGATGGTGGAGCCCATTGTTGAATTGAGGCATGTGAGGGTAGCGCAGAGGAGCAGGATggatttctttttctgtttagaggggaggaggtatgGTTAGAAGAgcaaagggggagaagagaaggaggaggagggatgacGAACCATGGACCAGTTGTAGGGGTTCTCGGGGTCGTTAGGAGAGAACGACACAACAGCGTATTCTTGCTGgtcgggtggtgttggtgaggaggcgTTGTCGTCATGGTTGGATGCCAGCGAGATGGTATCATGAATGCTGGAACCGCTAGAGGAACTACTGCTGTTCACCACCGGAAAAGGTGTGACCTTTTCCTCCACCTCTGCTTTCTCCATCGTTGAAGCTGGGGCGTTTcaatattaaaataaaaaccaaAGCAAAGCAAGTTGAATtgcccaaaacaaaaacaccttaaaaaaaaaaaagaagttaCGGTTGCATATATGTAACAAGACACAAGCACAACTTGTAAAACGAGAGCACgaaattaataaaaagtcAAGACCAAGAGTCGCCAACTTGCCTGAGGAGTGGGTGAGTGTCTGGAAACAAAAAGGAGACACCAACCTGTCCCTATTTAAAGCCATAGCACCATGCACTCCGCATTTTCATTCTCCAACCACCCGGGACGGAAGCTAAAAACCAAGGCCCATCAGTCTAGTCTCCTGGTTCTCCAGAAACACAATGCAGTGACTCAATTTTCCGGGACTCCCCCTGGCCTTCCTGTTCAAGCATGGAAGCAAAGCTGGTAAGCGGTCCCGGTTGCCCCTAGCCAGGAAGAAATTTCTTTGCTATCACGGGACAATGTAGTATCGTAACGTCTGAGCACCGGAAACAAGCCGTCTCCTCTGCTGCTTGGTTCCGGTCCGATGACGGCTACACTCCCCGCCGGCCGGTGGTGCCCTTCCGCCGACCAGGGGCCATTAGCAGTCTGGGCGGTCGTGGGAGGTGGGGTCTTGAAGGAACCGCATCCCCGGAATCATCTAGCAGGAGGGAAGTTCCACAGGTTCAAGGTGAGATGATTCGTGGAACATGGGATGGGAACAAGGACTCGGGCAGACAGGGTGCGGTACCCCCAGAGATCAAAGATCGAGTCCAGCCACGAAACTCGAGACGGGTCTCGAGTCACTCCAACGTGTGTTGGCATCGGCGTTCCTGAGCTTGTGTACTCGCATGTTACTACGCTGCTAGCGAATTAAAAAAATGTTCTACGAATACGAACGTAGCGGTCACAGAGTTGAAGGAAGCCGCGGCATATGGGTCAACTTATCCGGAATTAGTCCTGTTGCTTTCCGTTAGTCATGACGATCATCCTGTGGGTTGGGTGACCATGGCCTCGAACTCGACCTTGGCGTTTTCTGGAACTCAATGCAAGTTTGGGACCTAGCGGCTGTTGAAACTGCCCAACCTCCAACGGTGATTGGTGTCTCGATCTGAGCCCACCGGTGGATGATGTTCAAGGCTGAAGTTGATAAACAGCCCGATTTGGAAGGTTTTCAGAGTGCACTTACACCAGAAAAGTGGGTATCTCTGGTCCGAAGTAAACCATCTGAGGTCCATTGGCAGCGCGAGCTTCATCAAAGGATGAAAAGGTGCTGtgtttgtttggtgttgaggttaTAGGTAGACCCACGAGCCCTGGGTCTGTTGCGTCATCAGATCACAGGGGAGCTATTAGAGCCACAACGAAGGAGCGGTGAAAGATGTATGGATGGGAGGAATTTTGATGCTTGATGATGTCCTTCTTCAATCTTCTCAGGACCTTGCGGCTAGAAACTCGTAGCAGAGTCAGCGGAGAGTTCACAGTGAGAAACGCACAATATTTCCCCAGTCATGTGCAGAACCAGCCAAGTTTGCCATATTGCAGATAAATCCCCGGCAGGCTATTCCTCTTTGCGCTTCCGATTGGCCCCAACTCTGCGCAAATGGTCACCTGCCATCTTGATATCACCCAATATTCGGCGTAAACCTGGCTGGCCGACCGGCATGCCCTCGGAGGGGCACCAAGCGTGCTGCTCTCGAACTCCGATATCGTTCCGCTTCAACGCTTTAGCCATCAGAGAACCTCTTCGATGTTCCGTATCTTCAAGGGCGTATCACTGGGTTCGACAGACCGCCAGTTGCGTGAGCGATGACATTGCACCAATGCCCCGCCAAACTGTCTCGATCAATCCAGGCCACCCTTCCAGAACTCCAGTCCAAGGCTCCTGTGCAGTAAATGAACAGTCATGACTCATGGGAGGTGCCAAAAATGCAAGGTAAATAGAATCTGTATGTCTTGTTCCTAAACGGGTTAAATAATCCGACCACCAAACCGTCACCCTCCATCTCACTCAACTCCCTCAAACGCCGAACCCAGCCAGGTATCATATGCAAAAAGACCACGACACCGCTATTATATAGTTGCGATGCGTTCCCACATTGCTGCCACAGCCATAAAACCCCAAAACGCAGTCATCTTCTGACTCCGTGATTGCGCCTTTGTATATCGACCACAGCCAAGATAGAGGGGTGAAAAACACGGTTGAAAGGGGTATCTCATCAAAGTCGGAAACCATGCAGAGCTATGAAACAATAGAAAGAAGTCGGTTGTAGAGCCTCAAAACGAGGTTGATCAGTAGAGCGACAATGCCGACCACGGCATAAATCTGGAGGAACTCAAACTTGTAACGAGTGCGAACCTCGGTCTCGAGAAAGCCTTCCTGGTTCTTGTTGGCAGCGGTGGGCGGGCTCGCAGGGAAACGACCAGTGGAGATGTACTGCTCCATCAGAGCATCCTTCTCATACCACCGCTCCCGGAGCCACACATCGAACTTTTCGGCGCTGTCCAGGGGAATATCTGCAATACGGAATCGACGCCAGTAGAGGTTGACTGACTTTGGAGGTTGACCGCGGAAGTAGGTACCTGAGAGAGTGAAAAGCTGCTCGCCGAACTTCCCACGACTATGACAAAGAGACCTGTCAGAGACACATCACACTCTCCACATAAGGGCAATGGAAACTTACGGTACACCTTCGTATGCCACAGTGCAATCGTATACATACTCCACAGTGCCCTTGAGTTCGTTCAGGCAAAAGAAACTACCAGTGCTTCTCGGGAGAAGCATGTGCTCCGGGTCCTTGACTCCAATCTTCTCGGCCCACTTCGCAGACTTGTTCCGTCCATTTTGCGATGCATTTGTGCCTTCGGGGAAGAGCAGGAGCCACATTGGGTTTAGGTATTTCGTGCCATCGGGGGTcgtgttgtatgttttgaGCTTGCCGAGACGGTGGGCCAGGCGTGGCTGGTCAACAGCCATCTTCCGGGACATAAAGATGAAGCCATAGAAAACCATGCCAAGTCCTGCGATAGGAATGTATTTGAGTGATTCCTTCAAGATGATGTAGACATAGCCATGCATCTGAGGGCTATTGGCGTACCCGATCCACCACAGATATAGCCAGTCAGTGTAGATCTGTGCGTTGCGGTTAGTCAGTCTGGCAACAGCGCAACAGGAAAAGACACTCTACCTGATGGTTGGCAATCATCACCATGCGCTCTGGAAACGAAAACTCAACCCTACCATCCTTCGTTTTCTTGATCTGATCTGCCACCGAGGCATCCCCGCTTATGCGTATCGTGGTGGGGCCCCACCAGTTTGTGGAAGTTGTGATCAGCAGCCCAAAAGACTGTTTCGTCAAAGCCATATAGGAGTAGTAGATATCGTGGTCGACGTAGTACAGCGGCGAGCCGATCAGTTGTGTAAGATGGATACTGCAAAGACCTTAGTTAACGagctggaagaaggagatgaaGTGAAGAGACCTACGCAATACAGCCAGCCATAAAATAGACGAAGAATGAGAAGCCTCTCAAGAACTGGACCAATTTTCCGTGCTTTTCCTTTCCAGACGGATGGGCTGGAGCAACGGCCGAGGCCGCCGCTTTGGTATTAACCGTCATTGCTAGATCCCGCGACGGCGGGCGAGTTACAACAATGTGTTGGACTTGTCGGCGGGTGCGGAGTGCAGAGAGGAGCGCTGAGATGGCAGTGTTCTCGAAGCTATTTTATGGGTGAGGCTTGTGCGAGGCAGCAACAGGTGCGAAGGTTTATGATCGTGGGAGGGTAATCGTAAAGGCAAGGTTGACGGCAAGGCGGGCAGTTGATAAGGGATACGAGGGAGCTGATGCGGGAGACAGTTAGGTCAGGCTGGCGAGCTGTCGAAGCcaccgttgttgttgggctAATAAGGTGGTTAGTCGTAGCTCATGAGGCGCGGCCGGATGCAGTGCGTGCGGCGTGAAGGTTTCCCGAGACTCCGACCCAACTGGCTGACATGGAAGTCTACCTGTCAAACAGCTTTTCGCACAGTTGGGCTTGAAGACATCGTCAAAGGGCCGAGGTGTTGAGATCGGAGCACACGGGATTCCCCGTCCTTGATGAAACATTGCAACTCCATTCCAGGTGCCTATCCGAGGCTGCCGCAGGTGTCGTCATGTGTGCACATGCGCATCCCACCTCGTTTGTGGCTCTGAATTCCGTCCAGGCTCCAGCAGCTTGGATGCAGTCGCCCTGCCAGCCCACAACCAGCAACCTACACTAGGCGAGCTGGGCACCTGCCTGTGGGTGGAAGATCAGTAAATGCCGGCTCCGACCCGAGGAGACAGAAGCTTGGTTGGAGCTAGAACCAACGGCCAAGCCGCCAGCGGGGCCACCGGCAATTCTGACGTTTTCCATTGGTTGAAGACAGTGTGGTCCCGTAGTATCCTTATCGATACGGATAACGATGTCATCCTCCCGGTCCAAGTGCTCCCCAAAGAACCGAAGTTCTTCATGGACCCTGAGTGCATGAACGAGTGCTCAAAGCCGCCGACATACACCCACTAGCTTTGGCCATTCCCTCTGTCGACTCTAAACTCGTCTTCGGGTAACAAGATTTCCCAAAGCCACAGCGCAGCTGGTTAGTCGGCCAGTCGAACATGTCACCATGTCGAGGTTGTGTTGCCCTGCCCAAGCCTTCGCCTTGCTGAACACAACCAGCAAGGTGACCAATATCGCCCGATGCAGACTTAAACTTGCAGCCCAACCATGGCGGGCCTTTTCCGTCTCAACAAACCGGAGGCAGATTCTTGACGTCTCAACCTTGAGTAATCGCATTGTCCCTCACTACCAGCAAACGAAGACGGCGTCGCTCCTCGCCTTGCACTGGCCGGAGCCACCACGCAACATCCTTCTCATGCCCAAGTTACACGCTCCTCACGTTACCGTCTCGGCCGTCGAATTCGCAAAGCACATCCACAACAATTACCCCGGGCTCAACCTCGTCTTCGAGAGCCATATTGCTCACACCATACACAAAGACTTGCCATTCCCCATATATTCGGCCGCTCCTGCTGATGCTACAGCACTGTATGCTGACAAAATCGACCTGGTTACCACTATGGGTGGTGACGGCACCATCCTACGCGCCGCAAGTCTCTTTTCAAGCCACTTCGGTGTGCCACCAATCCTGGCTTTCAGTATGGGCACCCTTGGGTTTCTCGGCGAGTGGAAGTTTGATGAATACAAACGAGCTTTTCGAGAATGCTATATGAGCGGTTGCAGCGTCTCAACCGAAGATCTTGGGGATCCTCATACCCGAACAGCTACCACCAGGGCCATCGATGGTCTGCCAGACCCCGAGGGCTGGGATAGTGTACGGGGGAATGGAAAATGCATGGGCTTGAACCGTACCTCCAAGATCCTCCTCCGAAACCGACTACGAGTCGGCATCTACGACAGCGAAGGCCGCAACATCAACGAACACATACTACCTACATCCACAGCTGAAC encodes the following:
- the POS5 gene encoding NADH kinase pos5 (BUSCO:EOG0926384F; EggNog:ENOG503NTZV; COG:G); the protein is MSRLCCPAQAFALLNTTSKVTNIARCRLKLAAQPWRAFSVSTNRRQILDVSTLSNRIVPHYQQTKTASLLALHWPEPPRNILLMPKLHAPHVTVSAVEFAKHIHNNYPGLNLVFESHIAHTIHKDLPFPIYSAAPADATALYADKIDLVTTMGGDGTILRAASLFSSHFGVPPILAFSMGTLGFLGEWKFDEYKRAFRECYMSGCSVSTEDLGDPHTRTATTRAIDGLPDPEGWDSVRGNGKCMGLNRTSKILLRNRLRVGIYDSEGRNINEHILPTSTAEPSLGLEGEPVFTAQSSTAGAAGGRGGNSPYLHAINEVSIDRGSHPHLAIIDIFVNGHFLTEAVADGILISTPTGSTAYSLSAGGSIVHPLVKSLLITPISPRSLSFRPLVLPLHTKVVLRLSKRNRGRELPVSIDGKRRLGVTIGMEVRVEGEKLERTEDGWKGGVPCVIRASNKNDSEGFGEDDDSWVGGLNGLLKFNYPFGSGS
- a CDS encoding uncharacterized protein (COG:I; EggNog:ENOG503NV8M), whose product is MTVNTKAAASAVAPAHPSGKEKHGKLVQFLRGFSFFVYFMAGCIAIHLTQLIGSPLYYVDHDIYYSYMALTKQSFGLLITTSTNWWGPTTIRISGDASVADQIKKTKDGRVEFSFPERMVMIANHQIYTDWLYLWWIGYANSPQMHGYVYIILKESLKYIPIAGLGMVFYGFIFMSRKMAVDQPRLAHRLGKLKTYNTTPDGTKYLNPMWLLLFPEGTNASQNGRNKSAKWAEKIGVKDPEHMLLPRSTGSFFCLNELKGTVEYVYDCTVAYEGVPRGKFGEQLFTLSGTYFRGQPPKSVNLYWRRFRIADIPLDSAEKFDVWLRERWYEKDALMEQYISTGRFPASPPTAANKNQEGFLETEVRTRYKFEFLQIYAVVGIVALLINLVLRLYNRLLSIVS